One Microcebus murinus isolate Inina chromosome 10, M.murinus_Inina_mat1.0, whole genome shotgun sequence DNA segment encodes these proteins:
- the NUAK1 gene encoding NUAK family SNF1-like kinase 1 isoform X2, whose product MEYASKGELYDYISERRRLSERETRHFFRQIVSAVHYCHKNGVVHRDLKLENILLDDNCNIKIADFGLSNLYQKDKFLQTFCGSPLYASPEIVNGRPYRGPEVDSWALGVLLYTLVYGTMPFDGFDHKNLIRQISSGEYREPTQPSDARGLIRWMLMVNPDRRATVEDIANHWWVNWGYKSSVCDCDALHDSESPLLARIIDWHHRSTGLQAEAEAKMKGLAKPGASEVMLERQRSLKKSKKENDFAQPGQDSVPESPSKVSSKRPKGILKKRSNSEHRSHSTGFIEGVVGPALPSAFKLEQDLCRAGVPLASSPEAEAPGKLSPKQSATMPKKGILKKTQQRESGYYSSPERSESSELLDGDGVVGSGLPSPSPPAPARAAAHSLSCRRKGILKHSSKYSVGATDPALASPDVPTLESLSEPGVPAEGLSRSYSRPSSVISDDSVLSSDSFDLLDMQENRPARQRIRSCVSAENFLQIQDFEGLQNRPRPQYLKRYRNRLADSSFSLLTDMDDVTQVYKQALEICSKLN is encoded by the exons ATGGAGTACGCGAGCAAAGGGGAGCTGTACGACTACATCAGCGAGCGGAGACGCCTCAGCGAGCGGGAGACCAGGCACTTCTTCCGGCAGATCGTCTCTGCCGTGCACTACTGTCACAAG AACGGTGTAGTCCATCGGGACTTGAAGCTGGAAAATATACTGCTTGATGACAACTGCAATATTAAG ATTGCCGACTTTGGGCTGTCCAACCTGTACCAGAAGGACAAGTTCTTGCAGACGTTTTGCGGGAGCCCACTCTATGCATCTCCTGAGATCGTCAATGGGAGACCTTACCGCGGGCCAGAG GTGGACAGCTGGGCCCTGGGCGTGTTGCTTTACACTCTCGTTTATGGAACGATGCCCTTCGATGGTTTCGATCACAAAAACCTCATCCGGCAGATCAGCAGCGGAGAGTACCGGGAGCCCACGCAGCCCTCAG ATGCTCGAGGACTCATTCGGTGGATGCTGATGGTGAACCCCGACCGCCGGGCCACCGTCGAGGACATTGCCAACCACTGGTGGGTGAACTGGGGCTACAAGAGCAGCGTCTGCGACTGCGACGCCCTGCACGACTCCGAGTCCCCGCTCCTGGCCCGGATCATCGACTGGCACCACCGTTCCACGGGGCTGCAGGCTGAGGCTGAAGCCAAAATGAAGGGCCTGGCCAAACCCGGGGCCTCTGAGGTCATGCTGGAGCGGCAGCGGTCGCTGAAGAAGTCCAAGAAGGAGAACGACTTTGCCCAGCCCGGCCAGGACTCGGTGCCCGAAAGCCCATCCAAGGTGAGCTCCAAGAGGCCCAAGGGCATCCTGAAGAAGCGGAGCAACAGCGAGCATCGCTCTCACAGCACCGGCTTCATCGAAGGCGTCGTGGGGCCCGCCCTGCCCTCTGCTTTCAAGCTGGAGCAGGACTTGTGCCGGGCGGGCGTTCCCCTCGCCAGCTCCCCCGAGGCAGAGGCGCCGGGGAAACTCAGCCCCAAACAGTCGGCCACGATGCCCAAGAAGGGCATCTTGAAAAAGACCCAGCAGAGAGAATCGGGTTACTACTCGTCCCCGGAGCGCAGCGAGTCCTCGGAGCTGCTGGACGGCGACGGCGTGGTGGGCAGCGGCCTGCCTTCTCCCAGCCCCCCGGCCCCGGCGCGCGCGGCGGCCCACAGCCTCTCCTGCCGGCGGAAGGGCATCCTGAAGCACAGCAGCAAGTACTCGGTGGGCGCCACGGACCCGGCCCTCGCCAGCCCCGACGTGCCCACACTGGAATCCTTGTCGGAGCCCGGCGTCCCCGCCGAAGGCCTCTCCCGGAGCTACAGCCGTCCTTCCAGCGTCATCAGCGACGACAGCGTCCTGTCCAGCGACTCTTTCGACTTGCTGGACATGCAGGAGAACCGTCCTGCCCGCCAGCGCATCCGCAGCTGCGTCTCCGCGGAGAACTTCCTCCAGATCCAGGACTTTGAGGGGCTCCAGAACCGGCCCCGGCCCCAGTACCTGAAGCGGTACCGGAACCGGCTGGCAGACAGCAGCTTCTCCCTCCTCACGGACATGGACGACGTGACTCAGGTCTACAAGCAGGCGCTGGAGATCTGCAGCAAGCTCAACTAG